The following nucleotide sequence is from Natronorubrum aibiense.
CCGCTGCCGTCCAGGACGTCATGCCGTGATCCTCGCAGATCAGCTTCGTGAACTCGAGGTCCTCCTCGATGCCGTCGTTGTTCGCGTGGAGTTCGATGAGCAGCGTCGGCCGTTCTTCGAACTCGAGGTCGTCGTGGTAGGCGTTGAACATCTTCATCGACATCGTGTCCATGAACTCGATCGCACCGGGGACGAGTGCCGAGCCGATGGCGTCAGAGACGGCGCTCGAGGCGGCGGTCCGCGACGGAAAGGTCACGAGCGCGGCTCGCCGGTGCTCCGGAATGCCAACCAGCCCGACGGTTACCTCGGTCACGACACCCAGCGTCCCCTCGCTGCCGATGATGAGATCTTTCAGGCTGTAGCCCGCCGACGTCTTCACCACGTCGCGACCACACTCGACGATCCGACCGTCGGCGGTGACGACCTCGAGTCTTCGAACGTGATTTCGCGTCTCGCCGTACCGAACGGCGTTGAACCCGCTCGCGTTCGTCGCGACCATGCCGCCGATCGTCGCGACGTCGCCGCTCGAGATCCCCGGGGCGAAACGCAGGCCGTACTGGGCGAGGTGCTCGTTCAGATCGTCGTAGACGACGCCCGCCCCGACTGTCGCGTGCAGGTCGTCCGGCGAGACGTCGATTCTTGTCATCTCGGCGGTCGTAAGGACGATGCCGCCCGCCGACGGGATGGCGTTGCCCTCGAGTCCGGAGCCGCCCGACCACGGCGTGATCGGGATTCCTCGATCGTTCGCTTCCGAGAGGACCGCTGCGACCTCCTCGGCCGACGCCGGCCAGACGACCGCGTCGGGCGTTCGGCCGTCGTGCGGGCTCGCGTCGACGGCGTACTGTTCGCGGACGCTTTCGGTGAACTCGACGCGCCCGTCATCGATCACGTCCTTGAGAAACGCACAGTCGTACTCGGCGTCTGCATGAGCTTCCATTGGATTGGTATGACACGGCAAGGGTCGT
It contains:
- a CDS encoding FAD-binding oxidoreductase; protein product: MEAHADAEYDCAFLKDVIDDGRVEFTESVREQYAVDASPHDGRTPDAVVWPASAEEVAAVLSEANDRGIPITPWSGGSGLEGNAIPSAGGIVLTTAEMTRIDVSPDDLHATVGAGVVYDDLNEHLAQYGLRFAPGISSGDVATIGGMVATNASGFNAVRYGETRNHVRRLEVVTADGRIVECGRDVVKTSAGYSLKDLIIGSEGTLGVVTEVTVGLVGIPEHRRAALVTFPSRTAASSAVSDAIGSALVPGAIEFMDTMSMKMFNAYHDDLEFEERPTLLIELHANNDGIEEDLEFTKLICEDHGMTSWTAAGEDDIDDIWQARRDKYWATQSYREEWEVALVGDVVVPISRYPEIVQEVSDAGDDLDLVVSCVGHAGDGNLHFTPLVDPDDEEMVDRAHDLNERVVTKALELGGSATGEHGIGLGKRKFMAAEHGVALELMRSIKATLDPNGILNPGKVLPEQTDR